The Quercus robur chromosome 7, dhQueRobu3.1, whole genome shotgun sequence genome has a segment encoding these proteins:
- the LOC126693643 gene encoding ubiquitin-conjugating enzyme E2 13-like, translating to MSFPSNYPNSPPSVRFTSEIWHPNVYSDGKVCISILHPPGDDPNGYERASERWSPVHTVESIILSIISMLSSPNDESPANVDAAVSLYSYIFIIIMQP from the exons ATGAGCTTTCCCTCTAATTACCCTAACAGCCCTCCATCGGTGAGGTTTACCTCAGAGATATGGCATCCTAATG TTTACTCAGATGGAAAGGTTTGCATTTCAATTCTTCATCCCCCTGGTGATGATCCAAATGGCTATGAGCGAGCAAGCGAACGTTGGAGTCCAGTCCATAca GTTGAGAGCATAATTTTGAGTATTATATCAATGCTTTCAAGCCCTAACGATGAATCTCCTGCAAATGTGGATGCTGCGGTAAGTCTCTATAGTtatattttcatcattattaTGCAACCCTAA
- the LOC126693632 gene encoding protein MAINTENANCE OF MERISTEMS-like, producing MDPHEAIQTLLTRQDEHRSSLLWDAHLEGEEAPGVLTCRHRDKGLLEGGVDGLDPRILAYITDAGLDGLLRVPHMDIDHTLITALVERWRPETHSFHLPHDEMTITLQDMEVIMGVPVDGLPLVETIPSTGSWRDVCHRLLGYQPPDRQLGKKKNTGVLEGASIKAKWLKDQFRNPLPVDAPEALVQKYARFYILELLGGTLFMDKSGERISIRYLQYFDPISNGKKYSWGNAALSWLYRHLCKASEKTAKQIGGALLLVQLWAWARFPHICPVMRHPHQALPPGPLAVRWKGAKITTEHSMHVLRAYRVSLTSLRPNQIVWEPYRNYLRSLPTYCTAGQHIWRSIVPLIHFWVVEGHHPERVLRQFGMKQGIPEDVDTSIELHKITLQGKHQEDWAQIHAPHIAKWATHATIADAPAFHREMNYNDEYMVWFRPRTVHHITKETSYWDTLVESQLRIIMKCEPGSEIYTDCINALQAVEEIGRLSLDHARDVGNTSEPVVRRGRQAGGRQGRGGRQSSQRHTSGRPPTSGQRHTPVPTSSRRPTSAQRPTSGSRHTPVPTSSRRHTPVPHTPVPTSSRRHTPVPTSTRRHTPVHNHTMEEASQTTDEMWDDTAYDVGSMALDDAGPSHTFAHRDTFGSPSIRSDGTCPPTSPSISPLPTTRTSPPLTADLAPAVVHGRDEMRFMPTPGRPTPVAVPPEFVHTEFIQTQIPTPPPEPLHIEDRPRRPQRTRTHPPECGTGHGKVRPVKEPVRRRKRE from the exons ATGGACCCACATGAAGCTATACAGACTTTGTTGACGAGGCAGGATGAGCATCGTTCAAGTTTGCTTTGGGATGCTCATTTGGAAGGCGAG GAAGCGCCAGGTGTATTGACTTGTCGTCACCGAGACAAAGGTCTGCTTGAAGGAGGGGTAGATGGGTTAGATCCACGAATTCTCGCTTATATCACTGATGCGGGGTTAGATGGGCTGCTTCGGGTCCCACATATGGACATTGACCACACATTGATCACAGCGTTGGTGGAGAGATGGCGGCCGGAGACACACTCATTTCACTTGCCCCACGATGAGATGACCATCACACTACAAGATATGGAGGTTATAATGGGGGTACCTGTAGATGGCTTGCCGTTGGTGGAAACTATACCCTCGACGGGCAGTTGGCGTGACGTCTGCCATAGATTGCTAGGGTACCAACCGCCAGATAGacaacttggaaaaaaaaagaacactgGAGTGCTGGAAGGGGCGAGCATAAAAGCCAAATGGCTTAAGGATCAGTTTCGCAACCCTCTCCCGGTTGACGCCCCTGAGGCGCTTGTGCAGAAGTATGCTCGTTTTTACATATTGGAGTTGTTAGGTGGTACGCTATTTATGGATAAGTCTGGAGAACGGATCTCAATTAGGTATTTGCAATATTTCGATCCAATCAGCAACGGAAAGAAGTATAGTTGGGGTAATGCAGCACTAAGTTGGCTCTATAGACACCTTTGTAAGGCATCAGAGAAGACAGCCAAGCAGATTGGGGGTGCACTACTATTGGTGCAGTTGTGGGCGTGGGCGAGGTTTCCCCACATATGTCCTGTGATGAGGCATCCACACCAGGCACTGCCTCCAGGTCCACTTGCTGTCAG ATGGAAAGGGGCTAAGATAACAACTGAACATTCGATGCACGTCCTACGTGCCTATCGTGTGTCGCTTACTTCACTACGGCCAAATCAG ATTGTTTGGGAGCCGTACAGAAATTATTTGCGTTCTCTACCCACATATTGTACGGCAGGCCAACACATATGGAGGTCTATTGTGCCGCTCATACATTTTTGGGTGGTTGAAGGCCATCATCCCGAACGTGTTCTCCGACAGTTTGGGATGAAGCAAGGCATACCAGAAGATGTTGATACTTCAATTGAACTGCACAAGATCACCCTCCAGGGCAAGCACCAAGAAGATTGGGCCCAAATACATGCCCCGCATATTGCTAAATGGGCTACGCACGCCACAATTGCCGATGCACCGGCCTTTCACAGGGAGATGAACTACAATGACGAGTATATGGTTTGGTTTCGTCCCCGCACTGTTCACCATATTACAAAAGAGACTTCGTACTGGGACACTTTG GTTGAATCGCAGTTGCGCATTATAATGAAGTGCGAACCAGGGTCTGAGATCTACACCGACTGTATTAATGCCTTGCAAGCTGTTGAAGAGATCGGTCGGTTATCCTTGGACCATGCACGTGACGTGGGCAACACAAGTGAACCAGTTGTACGACGTGGTCGGCAAGCAGGTGGACGTCAAGGGCGTGGAGGCCGTCAATCTAGCCAGCGTCATACATCTGGTCGGCCTCCTACATCTGGTCAGCGTCACACACCCGTGCCCACATCTAGTCGACGTCCCACATCTGCTCAGCGTCCTACATCTGGTTCGCGTCACACACCCGTGCCCACATCTAGTCGGCGTCACACACCCGTACCTCACACACCCGTGCCCACATCTAGTCGGCGTCACACACCCGTGCCCACATCTACTCGGCGCCACACACCCGTGCATAACCACACCATGGAGGAAGCAAGTCAGACAACAGATGAGATGTGGGACGACACTGCTTATGACGTAGGCTCCATGGCACTCGATGATGCGGGTCCATCCCATACGTTTGCCCATAGAGACACATTTGGGTCCCCATCCATAAGGAGCGATGGTACTTGCCCACCCACATCTCCTAGTATATCTCCGTTGCCCACCACCCGTACGTCTCCCCCACTGACTGCCGACCTTGCTCCCGCAGTTGTACATGGTAGAGATGAGATGAGGTTCATGCCCACTCCTGGGCGACCCACCCCTGTTGCTGTCCCCCCTGAATTTGTGCATACCGAGTTCATCCAGACACAGATACCCACCCCCCCACCAGAGCCTTTGCACATCGAGGATCGGCCACGAAGGCCGCAACGCACACGGACACATCCTCCTGAATGTGGGACTGGACATG GCAAGGTGAGACCAGTCAAAGAACCGGTGAGGAGAAGAAAACGAGAATGA
- the LOC126691495 gene encoding disease resistance protein RGA2-like translates to MTELAFSVAEKVIEKLGSLASQEISLTRNIASDLKELQDTMSTVQAVLLDAEEKQATNHLLSVWLERLKVVFHDAMDVLDEFEFEDLRRQVVKKYGSTGRKLEMRLDDNRIVHRETHSFVRDRDVIGRADDKQKIIDLLKLPNDYDNIYVISIVGIGGLGKTTLAQWVYNDEWVAKNFDPKMWVCVSEDFNVLKLAKELLKLAGGGISENMSLDEVQARLRRCAFREREHEQYPNLVKIGKEIVKKCEGVPLAVKTLGSLLYSKTEEHDWISIRENDIWKLEQKENDILPALRLSYNKLSSYLKKCFAYCSLYPKGFRYNNEDLILCWMANGLLKKPNNSTEELEDIGEQYLKELLSRSFFQEVEGEGKIVWSFKMHDLLHDLSLYVAQNDYCLIEDINHTNKFEKARHVSILDHKLSVDAGPFWPISINF, encoded by the exons atgacGGAGTTGGCCTTTTCCGTAGCAGAAAAAGTTATCGAGAAGCTAGGCTCCCTTGCTTCCCAAGAGATTTCCTTGACACGGAACATTGCAAGCGATTTGAAAGAGCTTCAGGATACCATGTCCACCGTCCAAGCCGTGCTGCTGGATGCTGAGGAGAAGCAAGCAACAAACCACCTGCTGAGCGTTTGGCTGGAGCGACTCAAAGTTGTCTTTCATGATGCCATGGATGTGCTGGATGAATTCGAGTTTGAAGATCTACGGAGGCAAGTGGTGAAAAAATATGGAAGCACTGGCAGAAAG CTTGAGATGCGACTCGATGATAATCGTATTGTGCACAGGGAGACCCACTCCTTTGTTCGTGATCGTGATGTTATTGGGAGGGCTGATGACAAGCAAAAGATCATAGATCTTTTGAAGCTCCCAAATGATTATGATAACATTTATGTGATTTCTATTGTGGGAATCGGAGGTCTGGGCAAGACTACACTTGCTCAATGGGTGTATAATGATGAATGGGTAGCTAAAAACTTTGACCCCAAAATGTGGGTGTGTGTCTCAGAAGACTTCAACGTTTTAAAATTGGCAAAAGAATTGCTTAAATTGGCAGGTGGTGGGATTAGTGAAAACATGAGCCTGGATGAAGTGCAAGCTAGATTACGAa GATGCGCATTCAGGGAAAGAGAGCATGAACAATATCCAAATCTAGTAAAGATTGGAAaggaaattgtgaaaaaatgcGAAGGTGTTCCTTTGGCTGTGAAGACTTTAGGGAGCTTACTTTATTCTAAAACCGAGGAGCATGATTGGATTTCTATAAGGGAAAATGATATATGGAAATTAGAGCAAAAAGAAAACGACATTTTACCTGCATTAAGATTGAGTTACAATAAATTGTCAtcatacttaaaaaaatgttttgcttATTGCTCATTATATCCAAAGGGTTTTAGATATAATAATGAGGACTTAATTCTGTGTTGGATGGCAAATGGGCTCCtcaaaaagcccaacaacagTACTGAAGAGTTGGAAGATATTGGAGAACAATATTTAAAAGAGTTGTTATCAAGATCTTTCTTTCAAGAAGTTGAAGGTGAAGGCaaaattgtttggtcatttaaaatgcatgatttgttaCATGATCTTTCGTTATATGTTGCACAAAATGATTATTGCTTAATTGAAGACATTAATCACACCAACAAATTTGAAAAGGCTAGACATGTTTCAATTTTGGACCATAAGTTGAGTGTTGATGCagggccattttggcccattagcattaatttttga
- the LOC126691496 gene encoding uncharacterized protein LOC126691496 yields MGILKYLMIWKPEWNSSNDLLRRLGWSMVEAAMMNPNSVEVLLGQFAQMNILMWNYKGALNLDCKRRIFEIAINHNPAIIVITETRVGGDRVERIIADLPFDGFILTKTISYAGGLWVLWKKEEADIDLLPATEQEIHATVKVRCSNLTWFISTIYASPRLAERRLVWSNLSEIAKLHNHPWLMLGDFNEVLSNEDKYGGNQINLNRAMEFKDCLDNCNFLDLGFAGPKFTWTNKRPLTSLILERLDRCFANPRWRMLYLEATVTHLPRTFLDHCPVLIEVIGSRTNVVNKPFYFHTMWLLHPQFPKVVEDAWSGDRSLMATISEFTTRVKKWNYEVFGNLLEKCLIEEHAGIMLQEEEFWALKFRLNAATFGDQNTSYFHITTVVRRQRNKISCIMDGNGEWLYDESKIKDHIQLGFSKLYTTEMCMARMDSPIAKFSCCFLSEEERGWMGREVDDVEIKDAL; encoded by the exons ATGGGGATTCTCAAGTATTTGATGATATGGAAGCCGGAGTGGAATTCATCCAATGACCTTCTGAGGAGACTCGGTTGGTCCATGGTGGAGGCTGCAATGATGAATCCTAATTCGGTGGAAGTTCTGTTGGGTCAGTTTGCTCAAATGAATATTCTTATGTGGAATTATAAGGGTGCATTAAACCTTGATTGTAAAAGAAGGATTTTCGAAATTGCCATTAACCATAATCCTGCAATTATAGTGATCACGGAAACTAGAGTGGGTGGAGATAGGGTTGAGAGGATTATTGCTGACCTTCCATTTGATGGTTTTATCTTGACGAAGACCATTAGTTATGCTGGGGGCCTTTGGGTGCTTTGGAAAAAGGAGGAAGCAGATATTGATCTTCTTCCAGCCACGGAACAAGAAATTCATGCTACTGTTAAGGTACGTTGTTCTAATTTGACCTGGTTTATTTCAACTATTTATGCTAGCCCTCGTTTGGCTGAAAGAAGACTTGTGTGGTCCAACCTTTCAGAAATAGCTAAGCTCCACAATCATCCCTGGTTGATGcttggtgattttaatgaagttTTGAGCAATGAGGATAAATATGGAGGGaaccaaataaatttaaataggGCCATGGAGTTTAAAGACTGTTTAGATAACTGTAACTTTTTGGATTTGGGCTTTGCTGGCCCAAAGTTTACTTGGACTAATAAGAGGCCTCTTACCAGCCTTATTCTTGAAAGGCTGGATAGATGTTTTGCTAATCCTAGATGGAGAATGTTATATCTTGAAGCTACGGTTACCCATTTACCTAGGACTTTCTTAGATCATTGTCCTGTTTTAATTGAGGTGATAGGTAGTAGAACAAATGTTGTAAATAAGCCCTTCTATTTTCATACCATGTGGCTTCTCCATCCCCAATTTCCTAAGGTGGTTGAGGATGCTTGGTCTGGGGATAGGTCTCTTATGGCAACTATTTCTGAGTTTACCACTAGAGTGAAGAAGTGGAATTATGAAGTTTTTGGGAATTT ATTGGAGAAATGTTTGATTGAGGAGCATGCTGGGATTATGCTTCAAGAGGAGGAATTTTGGGCATTAAAATTTAGGTTGAATGCGGCCACTTTTGGGGATCAAAACACTTCGTATTTCCATATTACTACAGTGGTCAGGagacaaagaaataaaattagttgtatCATGGATGGAAATGGTGAATGGCTCTATGATGAATCTAAAATTAAGGATCACATCCAGCTTGGGTTTTCCAAACTTTATACAACTGAAATGTGTATGGCTCGAATGGATTCTCCTATTGCTAAATTCTCATGCTGTTTTCTTTCTGAGGAGGAGAGAGGATGGATGGGTAGAGAGGTGGATGATGTGGAGATCAAAGATGCCTTGTGA